CGGTAATCGAAAACTTGTCCTACCGCTATTGTGCGGCGGCGCGGGGCTGTTACTTTTAACTCTCGCCCGTGAAGGGGACGTGCGATACAGCGCCGGTGTGTGGACCCCGCCGGCGCTGTTCTTTTCATTCCTTTGCGCGGGAAGGTAAGATGGCCCGACCAAGTGCCAATCGGAAGGCACCGGATCTCTTGGCACCGGATTGTCACTTGTGGTGCCCCAGGTGCGGGCACCAGTGGCTCATCACCGACCAGGAGCGTCGGAATTACACACGGGCCACATGGCCGCAGTGCTGTGGGAGGAGAAGGTGCTGCCTACCGGTTCAAGGGCCGGGAATAAATCCGACCGGAACCGCAGCCGCTTAAACCTGTCGCGAGATCGCTGACTCGACCCCGTTCCCGCACGCTACCCCTTGCCCAGCACCAAGTCTACGACCCAGCACCCGCGCACGTGCGGACCAGGACCGCGGCAGTGATCGAGCACGTCGGCGCTGTCGCACCCGGCGTCCTGGAGCGCGTCCGCCAGAATCGGCATCGCGCCGAAGTCGCGCGACTCGTACATCTGCGCCGCCAGCGCAACCGCGGTAGAGGTGCGACAGGAAGGGGAGAAAGTGACGGGACGGAACGGGTTCCCGAAGATGCAGCGAGCGATAACGGTAGTGGCACGTCGATACTCCTCTCCCCGCGCGTCGAACGCCCCGGGCGGACTAAATTCTTGATGCAGCGCGGCCCACCGACCGTGTCCCGAAAGCGTCCGGGTAGCGGCTCGGACTACAATTCCAATGGGATCGTCCGGGCGGTTGATCTCAAAGTGGGTAGTGAGCTTCTGCCCTTCCATCTGCAAGTACCGGACTTCTTCGTCGAAGACCTCATCTTCAGCCAGACGCTCGGCCCTGTCGACGACCGCCCTGAGCAAATTGGACGGCCATACGTTCGACCATTGCCGACTGCACGCAACTGCCAGCAGCCTCAGTTTCCGCTCGGATCGACGTGGGAACTCCATCGTCCGGCTAATCCAAAAACGGTATGTCCCATTGTCCCATTCCTCGGCGAAACGCTGATCCTCGGTCATCGGTCGCTCCCTGAAACCGGTTCCAGCACGGCCGATCCGGCGGCCGATGCGAGCGCGAACGCCACCTGACTGGCACCCGTCCACTTTCGCCGCGGTTTCCTTTTGGTACGCTCGGGAGGCGCTCACCCGAACGAGGTCAACAACATGCCCGAAGTTACCATCCGCGTCTCAAGGTACATCGGCGACGGTATCGAAGAGCCCCACTACTACTACCGATCCGTGGGGCTCCGCGCGAAAGGCGTGTACCAGGAGCGCGACACCGAGGAAATAACGGTGCAAGTGCCCGAGAGCGCGAAGTGCCACCGGAACGAGGGGGAAGACGACAAGTGGGAGATCACCCTTTTGGAGAACGGCCCGTGGATCGGGGAGAGGTTCTTGCTCACGGCTCAGAATCTTTTCCACGTAGCGGCAACCACGCGACACGACTGCAAAATCCTTCGCAGCGTACTCCTGCCGCCCGCCTGAAAGTGCGCTCAGGCGCTTCAGTGCCGTGCGGTTCACAGGAACTTCCTCAACGCGGGAGAGCACACGGGTCGGAGGATCGCGAGCACCCGGTCCAGGTCCGCGCCACTCATCCGCGTGAGGTCGAACGTTACGGCTCCGCACGCTCCGCACTGCGACCACGTTCCCTGCATCAATCGGTCCAACTCGGCCGCGTCCGCGGCGCTCAGCGGGCCGAGGGCGTCGCCACCATGCTCCCGATCGGCGCGCCGGGTACGGCACCTCGGGCACGGCAGTTCGCTCACGCGCTTCACCAACTTTGCGAGACGGCTCCGGTTCACGGCACGAGCTCCACACCGCGCGCATCGACCAGGACGCCGTCCGGCCCGCGGACGACCTCGACCTCTTCGATGACTTCGATGCCGCACCCCAGCGCGCCACAGAGCGGGCACCGGTCGGCCTCGGTGATTTCGTAGGGCGCTCCGTAGCGCCGCTGGGTGCGAATTACGCAGGTCTGCCCGGGCACGCACCGGGGCGGTGCCGCGAGTACCCGATCGAGCCGGCCCGCGAGGTTCTTGATGCTCACAACGGGACTCCTGCGGGGTCGGCGACCTCAACGATCTCTTCCACGAGTTCGAGCAGGTACTTGCCGCCGCACGTCGGGCACCGTGAGACGAGTTTGACCGGGGTTGCATCATCGACCCGGCCGCCGTCGTCGGCCCAGCGGTCCGCGTCCGGCTGATCGGACGGGTCGGACCAAGGCTTGCCGCTCGGGGTCGTCGCGCACGCGCACCACCCCGCGGGAGTTTGGTGACGAGTTGCTTCGCGCGCCGGACCATTGCTTTGATGCTCATTGCTTTGCGATCCACTCGAGGCGCTGCTCCAGTTCCTCGAACTTGGCTTTGAGTTCCGCGATCTCCATCACCTTCAGCCCGTGGCTCAGGATCTCACTCGCAGCCCGCAGCTTGATGCCCTCGGTCTCGCTCCCCAATAGCTCGCGGAGCGTTTTGGCCGCGGCGCCCATCGCGTCGGCCAGTTCGCCACAGGCCCGGCCGATCATCTGGCCCCGGAGGTCCGCGACCATCGCCCGGAACTGCGGGTTCTGCATGCGGCGCCGGGTCGTTCGTTCCGCCACTCCGGTCGCTTCGGCGGCTTCCTTGAGCGTCTTCCCGGCTGCGATCTGCGCCGCCAGCGCCTCATCCGCCCCGGACCGGCCCTCACGCTTGTTCTTGTCGCTCGCCATCAGCTGTCTTCCTTTCCGGCTGATGGCATTGCGTTTTCGGCCCCCGCGCGGTCGGCCGCGATAACGTCTTGTTCCAGCTCCAGCACCGACTTACCGGCCGCTGCGAGCACGGTGAGCATCAGCTGCACGTTGATCTCCGCACCGCGCGCGAGGTCCGCGACCAGCGACTCGTAAACCCCGATTGTCGTCGCGATGGTGGTCAAGGCTGGTGCCCTCATGGTGTCTACTCCCATCATCGGCGCGATCCCGGAATGCGCGAGGGGGAGAAGTGCCGGTTCGCAAAGTTCGGGTACAGATCTGCACCCTAATTTTTGGCCGGCTTCGGTGGACGGGGTGGGAGCTCGCGGAGCGGGCGCTCGAGGCCACTGCACCGGTACCCGCATCGGTCGCACCGGCGGTACCGGACTACCATGTTCGCGGCCGGGCGCATGGTCTTGTACACGATCAGCGGCGCGCCCTTGCACGTCACGCACGTAAACGCCGCGGGCGGGGTCTCGGGTTCGGTCACGGTGGAATCTCGTCGGTATTGCTAGTCGGTGTTCGTCAGGATCGCGGCGGCCAGATAGTTCGCTGTCACTGGCAGGACGATTCAACCGGGTTCGCGCCCGCGGTCGGGGATCGAGCAGTTCGCCTCAGCACGGTTCGCGTACCGGCCGGCGCGGACCCAGCGGCCACTCGGGAGAAGTCGCCAAACCTGGAACAGCGTCGGTTGCGGGACTGTCTTGGCGGGTGTTGCGACCACAGTAATAATCTCGTTGCGATTTTTGTTAGAGCGATTGCTGGCACGGGTTGGCACGCGTGCCGGACTAACACAGCGCCTATATGAGTCATTGAGTGAAAAGAGTTTCTTCCAATGGCTGCGTTGGATTGGCACGCGTGCCAACCCGTGCCACGTCTTCTTCTCCCCAGTCATCACGCGGGCGCAACCCGATTCCCCGGTACAATCTGACCCGCAGGCCATTCTTTCTTGGCTGTGTTAGAACGATGTGAGGCTTTGCGGCGCGGAGATCGCGCCCGAACAGGTTCTCGGCCCCGGGCTCCCGGTTGCGCTGGTCGTTCCAGTTCTTCCACGACTCGAACAATTCGGCAACGTGCACCTCGCATTCGGGGCCGACGGCACAGCGCTCGCGGATGAAGGCCCGAATGGGCGACGAGAGATCCTCGAGCTCGCGCTGGTAGTGGTCCGCAGCCTCGTTCCTTGTGAACGACATGCCCTGGCAGCGGAGTCTGACGAACCCGCGTGCGGCCCAGGCCAGGATCGAGGGCATTTCGGCCGCGATCTTCGCTTTCAATCCCTTGTCCTCTTTGCCGAGAAATGAGTTCGGTAGGCTCAGGACGTGGAACCGACTGGCGAGCGCCCCCGAGGCATCGGGCAGGCGTGGGATCTCGTTCGTGGCGAGAATGAACCGGACCTTTAGCCGCGTGGTGATACGCGGCTTGTTCTTCCGGTTCACCGTCTGCGGATCTTCGCCCGAGATCGACAACAGACGTTCGACCACGTTCGCGAGATCAGTGCGGCCCGACAGACGCGCGTCGGGTACGACGGCGATGCGTTTACCTAGGAGCGATTCGAGGCCAAAGTTTTCGCCCAAACTGGCGAAAGTTGTGGACGCGACGTTGTACGCCCCCACCAGTTCCCCCAGCACGTGCAACACCGTCCCTTTGCCGCTCCGCGGCGGACCGACAAGCAGCAGGATTTTTTGGGCGCTCGTGTCGGCACTGAGTGCGTAACCGAGCCATTCCTGCAGCCCCAGGATCGAAGGGGAGTCGCCGTTGAACCATTCCTTGAGGCACTACATCCACAGGGTGGGTTCCGATTGTTCCTCGGCCGGCACAGTGAAGGGCAGCGCGTTGAAGGTGAATAGCCGCGGCGTTGGAGGCTCGAACGGTCCGCGGCCGGCCGCGATGTCACCGATCGTGAATAACCCGTTGGGTGCGGCCACTACTTCGGTCACGCGCTGGGATTCGTCGCCCCACAACCAGAACGGCGCGTCGATCCCGCTGTCGGGATGATTAACCAAGCCGGACAGATTCACCCGCACGTCGCCTTTGGTCTTGCCCGTGACCGGGAAGATGGTCGGCGGCTTGAGTTCTTTTTTCCCGTCGGATGCCGCTTCCGCTGCGGCTTTACGAGCAGGCATGTCCGCGACGAACACTTCTCGACAATGGCGAGCAATGCGCGCGTCCAGGTCCGAATCCGGGACCGGGCGCCACGCCGTCTCCCACGCGTGGTACTCGTCGCACCACTGAACGATCGTCGGGTGCCCTTCTGGGGTGCGTGACGCATCCACGAGCAGACGGGCGAGACGGAACGGGTCATTCCACTGCTCACCTTCTTCGGGCTTTGGGATGCAGACTTCGTGCGCGGCATCCTCCAGAGTGCTGCCAGCTGGAGCGGTTGCAGCATCAGCACGGTACGCGCTACCGACCGTCGGCCGGGCGCGCGGCTGGTAGGTATCTTTCGTGCTCGCAATCGCTTTGGCGATCGTCCGCGATCGGTATTCAGGGCGCGTGGTCCACTTCTTGCGCTCGCCCAGTTTGGACTGGTTGAACACAGACTCTATGCGGCCGGCGTCCTTATCGAACCAGAATGCGAGGTGGCAGCATAGGGCCAGGTCCGCATCGGATTGTGACTTGTAGGCACTGGCTTCGCCGTCGTAAAGCGCCCGGATCTTGGACCCGTTCTTCGGGTTCTCGAGCATGAGGCGGAGGACGTCACACCCCGCGGGTGGCACATGGGTGCCCGCGGTCGCGCGCCTGGATTCGGGTTTCGGCGCAGCGGGTTCAATATCAGGTGCGAGCAGTTCGGTAACAAGCCGTTCGCCCTCGGCCTGGCAATCAGCAACTGCTTCGCCCGCTAGTACCTCAGACGTGACCGTGAAGAATCGCCCCCGCGTATAAATCTCGACATCAAGTACCGTGTTCTTGCCGCCCGTCTTGAGCCCCAGCGCATCAAGCGCCGAGGTGAGGTCGGCCCGGAAGAACAGCTTGTACCCGGTCCCGGTGGGCGAGCGCTCTGCGTAGGTCGGGAACCGCTCGAGCAGGGACCGGCCGAGTGCCGTCATCGAGCCTTGATGAAAGCACCCGTCCACGTCCACACCGGACCATCCATCGCCGAGAAAGAAGCCGAGACCGGCGAAGCTGCGTTCACCAGTACCGCCGGCCGAGTCGGATGTGCCGCGATAGGCCGCAAGCGCGTCCGCAAAGGCGGCCCAAGTGGCCGGGTTAGTGGAGGACGCATTGCGCCCGTCGAGCTGGCGTGGAACTTTGGTCCAACGGCCCTGCTTGGGGCTGCGATCCCAGGACCACACACACCAGCGCGCCGCCCGGCGCATCTCGGGGGGATGCCCTTGGGGTCGATGGGGAGCAGCTCCGGGCGCCCGGCCGTAAGGATACGCGCTTTAAGGTCACGGGCCGCCCGGCGGATCGTGTCATCGTCGCTGCCCGGAGTCGGTTCAACGGTCATTACCGGCCTCCTGGGGCCATGCCCAGCCGGCAAGCGTCGGAGTGTCGGGTATCATGTAAGCACTCTCGGAAACCGTCAGTTTCGTACCTGGCGGTGGATGCTCGGTTGTCTTGGCGTGCTGGTCGGATTCAGATGACCCGCAGTGGGTCGTCGCATTTCACGTCACTTGTAAAACTCAATCACGTCGTTTTGCCGCTTCGTTCGTTTCACTGCCTTGATTTCCGGTTGGGGCGTGCGCGCCAGCTCGAAGACCTCGAGCGCGGCCGTAGAGATGCGCCAGCGCGGGCGCTTCGATCGGGCGCCCCGCGAAACGTTGACGGCCTTGAGTTCGGCAATCGCGATCCAGGCGAGGACGGTTGCCTGAGAGACACCGAAACGGCGCGCGACTTCGGAGACGGTCAGCATGAGGCCGCCTCCGTCTTCTGATCGCGGATGTAGCCAGCGGCCAACAGCGCCGCACGAATGGCCGGCTCATCGGATTCAGCGAAAACGCGGAACCGATCGACCTTGATGTGCGGCACTTGTCCCCGTTCCGCGAGCCGGAACAAGTGGTGCGGAGAAGCGCCAACTCTCAGGGCCGTCACACCCAACATGTGGAACTTGTTGCTGCTCATGAGCACTCCGGCGTGTGATGTGTGACATCGGACATGACCGGCTAATGGCACGCGGGGTAAAATGGGGGTGGTGAATGAAGAAGTCATTGGGTTCAATGTGTGAAATTGCATGAACATCAAGCGAAAATCGAATCGGACCGACGTTACACCACTCTGCGAAGTTGGGAAGGCGGTTCTCACCCGAGACTGGCTCGGATTGAGCAGAATAGTGAACAAGAGTTATGGGAAGTGGTTGAACCGGGAGCAGCTAACGGCACTGGTCGCGGACAACGGTTACTCCGATGCCACAGAGGAATGGGGGCCGTACCTCGATGGGCGAATGAGGGGCGATTGGCGGAGTGTAGGGGCCATCCAGCGGGGCCAGGTGTTTCAGAAGGCCCACTGCGATCCCCCGCAACCGGTGCCCGCGAAACCGGCCGTTGCTGATGTCCCCAAAAGGGCGGTGAAAAAGCGCGTGAAGCGACCGTGCCGAGGGTGTGGCACGAGCCTTGCGAGCTGTCACCCCTCCAAGCTGACGTGTGGGCCCAAGTGCCGAATGATCGCTTACCGCAAAGGCGCATCATCGGCCTTTGGCCGGCGCAGGTGCTTGTTTTGCGCGAACTGGTTCTGGTCGAAACGCAAAGCTCAGTGGTGCTGTAACGCTTCGTGCTACGGAAAACTTCTCCGTCGTCGCGCCGCGGTGCTGAGACTTAAAAGTGACGGCCGTACTTGGCCGGAGATTGCGGCCAGGTACGATGTGAAGTTGCTTGTCCTAAAGAGATGGGCAGTAGGAGCCGTTAAACAACCCCTTAGCACCTCGTTGTACCAAATCTCGGGTTCACCTGAGAACCGGCACGGGCGACAAAAATGGGGTGCGAGACCCGCTGAACTACGCGACGGTTAAAGCTCCAGGCCAGAGCCAGGCGCGCACGTGATCGGCCACGGCACGTAGGCGGGTATCGTCGATGCGCTCGCGGTACACACCGGCCATTGACGAATCAACGTGCCCCATCATGAGGTTGACGGCCACTTGGTCTTTTGAGTCGCCACCGATCGTCTCGAACGTGTGCCGCAGGGCGTAGAAATTCACGCCATCGCGCCGGATACCGAGGGTACTGAGGAGCGTCCCGAACTTGTCTTTGATCAAGTCGTAACGGTAGCCGGGCTTCTTTTGGACGACGAACGGGGTTCCGCGCGTCGTCAGAAACACCCGGTTCGCGTCCTTGGGAGAGGCGGGTTGACGCCGAACCATGATCGAGTCGCGAATCGCCGTGACGGTTTCCGGCCACAGCGGGCATCGGCGCGCGATCCCCGTTTTCGGCCTAGGGAAGTTGATCCAGCCCTTCTCCATGTCCACCGCGGTGAGAGTCAGCTCAGCGCAATCGGTGTTCCCGAACCCGCAGTTCACCCCGAGCAGGACCATCGCGCGCAACGTGGGGTCGGCCCGCACGAGCGCTTCGCCGTCGGCGCCCGGGATCATCTTCCCGTCGAGCATCGCCCGCAGATCCTCCCGCTCGAACATCTTCGACGGGCGCCCGGCGCGGTGCCGTCGTAGGACCGATTTGTCGGGTTTCACGAACTCCGGCCCGTACCGCACCGGGCGCTCGAGCAAAGCGGAGTCGTAACCGAACTTGAACACTGACTTCGCCCGCGTGATGCTGTTGCCCAACCGCACCGGCCCCCACCGCTTCGCCATCGTCGACCGGAGCTTGGAGAAATCTTCGGCCGCGAGATCGTCGACCAGGCGGTTGGACCCGAAGGCCGCGACCAACAGATCGGTTATCAGCTTGTAGTCGTAGAAGAGGTTCGAGCTCAGTTCCCCGGCCTCGACCTTCCGGAGCTTCGCCGTGAGGAACGCGTTGGC
The Gemmata palustris DNA segment above includes these coding regions:
- a CDS encoding phage NrS-1 polymerase family protein, coding for MWSWDRSPKQGRWTKVPRQLDGRNASSTNPATWAAFADALAAYRGTSDSAGGTGERSFAGLGFFLGDGWSGVDVDGCFHQGSMTALGRSLLERFPTYAERSPTGTGYKLFFRADLTSALDALGLKTGGKNTVLDVEIYTRGRFFTVTSEVLAGEAVADCQAEGERLVTELLAPDIEPAAPKPESRRATAGTHVPPAGCDVLRLMLENPKNGSKIRALYDGEASAYKSQSDADLALCCHLAFWFDKDAGRIESVFNQSKLGERKKWTTRPEYRSRTIAKAIASTKDTYQPRARPTVGSAYRADAATAPAGSTLEDAAHEVCIPKPEEGEQWNDPFRLARLLVDASRTPEGHPTIVQWCDEYHAWETAWRPVPDSDLDARIARHCREVFVADMPARKAAAEAASDGKKELKPPTIFPVTGKTKGDVRVNLSGLVNHPDSGIDAPFWLWGDESQRVTEVVAAPNGLFTIGDIAAGRGPFEPPTPRLFTFNALPFTVPAEEQSEPTLWM
- a CDS encoding helix-turn-helix domain-containing protein — translated: MLTVSEVARRFGVSQATVLAWIAIAELKAVNVSRGARSKRPRWRISTAALEVFELARTPQPEIKAVKRTKRQNDVIEFYK
- a CDS encoding tyrosine-type recombinase/integrase, producing MPKTSKPKKPYANFPLTPHASGTWQKKIRGKIHYFGAWARRVNGKFVHVEGDGWKDALEKYKAVADDLHSGRTPRVKPGGLTVKDLANAFLTAKLRKVEAGELSSNLFYDYKLITDLLVAAFGSNRLVDDLAAEDFSKLRSTMAKRWGPVRLGNSITRAKSVFKFGYDSALLERPVRYGPEFVKPDKSVLRRHRAGRPSKMFEREDLRAMLDGKMIPGADGEALVRADPTLRAMVLLGVNCGFGNTDCAELTLTAVDMEKGWINFPRPKTGIARRCPLWPETVTAIRDSIMVRRQPASPKDANRVFLTTRGTPFVVQKKPGYRYDLIKDKFGTLLSTLGIRRDGVNFYALRHTFETIGGDSKDQVAVNLMMGHVDSSMAGVYRERIDDTRLRAVADHVRAWLWPGALTVA